A single window of Planctomycetaceae bacterium DNA harbors:
- a CDS encoding J domain-containing protein codes for MLDPYTVLDLNNDADDAQVRSRYLQLVRQFPPEKDPQKFAEIRSAYDALRDPLQRLKDQLFGARVTRTLDSLLEERRPDVRRQRLPTGLLLSLGQD; via the coding sequence ATGCTGGACCCATACACCGTACTTGACCTGAACAACGATGCCGACGACGCGCAGGTGCGTAGTCGCTACCTGCAACTGGTCCGGCAGTTTCCTCCGGAGAAGGACCCGCAGAAGTTCGCTGAGATCCGATCGGCCTACGACGCATTGCGTGATCCGCTGCAGCGACTGAAGGACCAGCTGTTCGGTGCTCGGGTGACTCGCACGCTGGATTCACTTTTGGAGGAACGGCGGCCCGATGTCCGGCGTCAGCGTCTGCCAACCGGGCTGTTGTTGTCGCTGGGACAGGACTGA
- the grpE gene encoding nucleotide exchange factor GrpE, with protein sequence MPTWTETEETLRAFREWLNHTADEIAALPDPRDAADEDLRGFTAANSTQPSEAPEAGLLQLVEAFTAMRHELKLQTKSTRGLETTVEHALEGLNSASRTFQSVQAQERDAARRAAKPLIEALAGLDEGLQRASLAFDAARHRLLDAAPEQIRNSLAREFSRLPWWRRLLVRKWHAVIADLAVKEMRQSLHENVNAIVQGFDLLRSRLSKSLAELQITRIDQPGGRVDPNLMTVVELVTDPALEPETVVRILRPGYVAGDQVIRFAEVKAVASRQRAPDVPEQVRDGDFDTPVESSPTDSSPADAHSPDTAPSDS encoded by the coding sequence ATGCCGACCTGGACGGAAACTGAGGAAACGCTGCGGGCGTTTCGCGAATGGCTGAACCACACGGCCGACGAAATTGCTGCGCTGCCCGATCCGCGGGATGCCGCCGATGAGGATCTTCGCGGATTTACCGCCGCGAACTCAACGCAGCCTTCGGAAGCTCCCGAAGCCGGGTTGCTGCAACTGGTCGAAGCGTTCACCGCCATGCGGCACGAACTGAAGCTGCAGACCAAAAGCACCCGCGGACTGGAAACCACCGTTGAACACGCTCTGGAAGGTCTCAATTCAGCCAGCCGCACGTTTCAGTCCGTTCAGGCACAGGAACGCGATGCCGCGCGGCGCGCCGCCAAACCGCTGATCGAAGCGCTGGCCGGACTGGACGAAGGTCTGCAGCGTGCCAGCCTGGCCTTTGATGCAGCGCGACATCGACTGCTGGATGCCGCTCCCGAACAGATCCGCAATTCCCTGGCCCGGGAATTCAGCCGGCTGCCGTGGTGGCGCCGGCTGCTCGTCAGGAAATGGCACGCCGTGATTGCCGACCTTGCCGTCAAAGAGATGCGGCAGTCCTTGCACGAAAACGTGAACGCGATTGTTCAGGGCTTTGATCTGCTTCGATCCAGGCTGTCAAAATCGCTGGCCGAACTTCAGATCACGCGAATCGATCAGCCCGGCGGCAGGGTCGATCCAAACCTGATGACCGTTGTCGAACTGGTGACAGATCCGGCACTTGAACCGGAAACCGTCGTCCGGATTCTGCGACCGGGCTACGTCGCCGGTGACCAGGTCATCCGTTTCGCGGAAGTGAAGGCTGTCGCCAGCCGCCAGCGGGCTCCGGATGTGCCGGAGCAGGTCCGCGACGGCGATTTCGACACACCGGTGGAATCTTCACCCACGGATTCCTCACCGGCGGACGCGCATTCGCCGGATACGGCTCCGTCAGACTCATAG